One window of Nymphaea colorata isolate Beijing-Zhang1983 chromosome 1, ASM883128v2, whole genome shotgun sequence genomic DNA carries:
- the LOC116263603 gene encoding putative UDP-glucuronate:xylan alpha-glucuronosyltransferase 3: MRGLSSALLNSNEHRHRQSGSLGSGEETNKRRLQRTKDVKDVDKSGHGPVQDRSSICKFLSLKIVLVCIILCTCITVFFCPAVIYYDNPTGSSSRFVDVGWLWERTGTNAKYVSDLNIDWIQVSTVLEKTIRLGGHQTVGLLSFNSSEVHEWRKILPGVNSVSLSLEHVRSGVTWETLYPEWIDEEEESEVPSCPSMPMPEVQTRLRFSLIAVKLPCQKTAKNWSRDVARLHLQLAAAKLAASSAGNSIHVLFMTDCWPLPNLFTCKELITHDGNMWIYKPDLKILQKKLRLPVGSCELSVPLKSQERFYHGNKRREAYATILHSAHIYVCGAIAAAQSIRFSGSTRDLVILVDETISEHHKSGLEAAGWQIRTIQRIRNPKAEQDAYNEWNYSKFRLWQLTDYDKIIFIDADLLILRNIDFLFEMPEITAIGNNATLFNSGVMVIEPSNCTFQLLMDHINDIESYNGGDQGYLNEIFTWWHRMPKHMNFLKHFWSGDPDEKELKTRLFAADPPVLYVLHYLGLKPWLCFRDYDCNWNNDILHEFASDVAHERWWKVHDLMPENLQKFCLLRSKQKASLEWDRRQAEKANYANGHWKRNITDPRLKTCFEAFCFWESMLWHWGETNWTDNATATATPAIPTASLSSL, encoded by the exons ATGAGAGGACTTTCGAGTGCACTGCTCAATTCTAATGAGCACAGGCATCGACAATCAGGATCAct TGGGTCTGGTGAAGAGACAAACAAGAGAAGGTTGCAGAGGACTAAGGATGTCAAAGATGTTGACAAGTCTGGACATGGTCCTGTACAAGACAGGAGTTCAATCTGCAAGTTTCTTTCTCTGAAGATTGTCCTTGTCTGTATCATATTGTGTACTTGTATAACAGTGTTCTTCTGTCCAGCTGTAATTTATTATGACAACCCCACAGGATCCAGCTCCCG ATTTGTGGATGTTGGGTGGCTGTGGGAGAGGACAGGCACAAATGCAAAATACGTATCAGATTTAAATATTGACTGGATTCAGGTTTCAACTGTTTTGGAAAAAACTATCAGGTTAGGAGGACATCAGACAGTTGGGTTGCTAAGTTTTAATAGCAGTGAAGTCCATGAATGGCGAAAGATCTTACCAGGTGTAAACTCTGTGAGTCTATCTCTAGAACATGTAAGATCTGGTGTTACATGGGAGACACTGTATCCTGAATggattgatgaagaagaagaatcagaAGTCCCAAGTTGTCCATCAATGCCTATGCCTGAGGTTCAGACAAGGTTACGTTTCAGTCTTATCGCTGTAAAGCTTCCTTGCCAGAAAACAGCAAAAAACTGGTCCAGAGATGTGGCGCGGTTGCATCTGCAGCTTGCTGCTGCAAAACTTGCTGCTTCTTCAGCGGGAAACTCAATTCATGTGTTATTCATGACAGACTGTTGGCCTCTCCCAAACCTCTTTACATGCAAAGAACTCATCACTCATGACGGTAATATGTGGATATACAAACCTGACTTGAAGATCCTACAGAAAAAGCTCCGGCTACCAGTCGGGTCTTGTGAACTTTCTGTCCCACTTAAATCCCAAG AGAGATTTTACCATGGTAACAAGCGGCGGGAAGCATATGCAACAATTCTTCATTCTGCTCATATATATGTCTGTGGGGCAATTGCTGCTGCTCAGAGCATACGATTTTCTGGCTCCACAAGGGATCTTGTAATACTTGTTGACGAAACCATCAGTGAACATCACAAAAGTGGTCTGGAAGCTGCTGGGTGGCAAATCAGAACAATCCAGAGGATCAGAAATCCGAAAGCAGAGCAGGATGCTTACAATGAGTGGAACTATAGCAAGTTTCGTCTATGGCAGTTGACCGACTATGACAAGATAATTTTTATTGATGCCGACCTCCTGATCCTAAGAAACATTGATTTCCTTTTTGAAATGCCTGAGATAACAGCTATCGGCAACAATGCTACGCTTTTCAACTCCGGGGTAATGGTGATTGAGCCTTCAAACTGCACTTTCCAACTGCTGATGGATCATATCAACGATATAGAGTCCTACAATGGTGGTGATCAAGGTTATCTTAATGAAATATTTACATGGTGGCATCGGATGCCAAAGCATATGAATTTTCTTAAGCATTTTTGGTCAGGTGATCCGGatgaaaaagaattgaagacCCGTCTTTTTGCAGCTGACCCCCCTGTTCTTTATGTCCTCCATTACTTGGGCTTGAAGCCTTGGTTGTGCTTCCGGGACTATGATTGCAATTGGAACAATGACATTTTGCACGAATTTGCAAGTGATGTGGCACATGAGAGATGGTGGAAAGTTCATGACCTCATGCCTGAGAATTTGCAGAAATTTTGTTTGCTTCGATCAAAGCAGAAGGCATCACTTGAGTGGGATCGAAGGCAGGCAGAGAAAGCAAACTATGCAAATGGCCACTGGAAGAGGAACATCACCGACCCGCGGctaaaaacttgttttgaggcATTCTGCTTCTGGGAGAGTATGCTGTGGCATTGGGGTGAAACCAATTGGACAGACAATGCGACTGCAACTGCTACTCCTGCTATACCTACTGCTTCACTTTCTAGCTTATaa